CAGTATGAGGTGGATTAGTGAAATGTATTTTTGTCTGTATTGCAAAGCTTTGATTGGAGATATTAAACATCGAATGTGTTCGTAGGCGATTCTCATATCGGTTGGTGTAAGAATCATAAGAATCCTTAGGCTTCTTTGTTCTCCAAATACTGGTTTGAAAGGGAGATTTACATaggctcatattgtatatatccGCGTTTTTCCTCTCTCCGACCATTTCTTCTTTCAGGAGTACTTTTCTAGGATGGTATAGGAGCATGTATTATCCATGAGAACAATGCCCCGGCAAGCATGTATCTTATCCAAGAACCTTATGCTAAACCTTTGTATGTGATACAACCGGTGTTTAACCATTTGAGTAATGCATGCTCCAATTTGTAGCATTATGTTTCTTTTGGTGTAACCAAATTATCCTCCATGTCCGTTTTACAGTCCATGGAGACTAATCCTTTCGGAGTTCGTGGCTAGCCCTCCCAACAATGTCTTCTTCAGAATTGGAACTTGAGTTCTCTCCCTGAGAGTATAGCGTGTCTTACCATTTCACCCTACACTTGTTGGTCATAAGCTTGTCTACCATGTGATGCTATAGTTAGTTAAATTTTCTGCACTATTGAAAGTATGGAAAACTTTCCAGTTAGCTATTTCAAAAATTCGTATTGTTTAAAACCGTAATTTACTCCCTAAACTTCCATTGATTTGCAAAAATAAGTTGTGCATTTTCAAATGGGGCTGATTTTATGAGACAAAGATGTTCTCAACTGTGATGTGGCTAGAAACTCAAAAGTTGAACAAGGGATAGGATATATCTCCCTCTTCATTCCATACCCATTACTTTCTTTCTTCGAGGGCATTGTTTACTTTCTACTTATCCGTTTAGGGTTCATGCGGTTTCCTTGCCAAGTCTCTTCTAATCATCACATTTATGTTAGTAAAAAATTTCCATCTTTCCCATAATTTAGCTTAGCTAATTGTTCCATCTGATTGTAAGATATGCTTTGAGGATTACGAATTTTGCATGACTTGCAATATCTCATGGACAAACATTCTGATAACATCTTATGTCTGTTTGCAGGTTAATGGAGACTTCCTTGACAGACAATTGACCTCCAAACAGCAAAATGGTTATACTTCTGTGCTCTTTTACGCTTCGTGGTGCCCGTTTTCACATGGTTTGCATCCGAAATTCGACATTCTCAGTTCCATGTTTCCTCAAATAGAGCATCTGGCAGTTGAACAGTCTTCAACTTCACCAAGGTGTGTGGCTACTTTATCCGGCTTTCATCATTATTGTTTGTTCATGAATTATTGAattgttttttccttttttatttatttgttctcGACTAAAATAACTTTTTCACGTTAATGGGGGCATGTTTTTGGATAAATGCTATAAGGAGAACAAAAAATTAGGTGTTAGAATTGTGCTGCTTTTTGTGTTTGACACAACATTGAACATGCTACAAATTGGTCTCTTTTATGTTTGAATCCTTAAGATCAAGTCAGTTTTACAGTGTTGGTTTGGTGCACCAGGATCAAATTTACTCGAAAGCTTCTCTTAAAAATTATGTGTCTGCACATATTCAATTGTATTACCAGTTTACAAATCAATGTTACTCGGACTCGGGTGTGAGTGTTAGATATGGTTTGTGATTTATACATGCTAGACAGTTGTTCCAATAAATTGTTATTTTGCTACCTCTAGAAATCTAATGACAACTTCCTTAACTAATATCTTTGATTCGTGTTGCATCACAGTATATTATCAAGGTACGGAATCCATAGCTTGCCTTCAATTTTAATTGTGAACCGGACATCAAGGGTACGATATAATGGACCAAAAGATCTCCTCTCGATTGTACAATTTTATGAGAAAACAACAGGTATTTACTCTCCGATGCCAAAGGTCTAACCTCTTCCACTTTTTCCTTTTAAAAGCATAATGGAGTTTTAGCTCGAAAAGGAACCTGAGTTTGCGAGTTGAACATTATCACATTTTTCTTAACATTAGTGCCTGGATTTCAGGATTTGAACCTGTTCAATTCGTTACTCAAAAGGAACCTGATGTATCTGGTGACCACAATAAATACATGATAAAGTCGTGGAAGGAATCGTCTCCGATGGAGATAGTAAAACAGGAGCCCTACTTAGTATTTGCTTTGTTGTATCTTTGTCTAAGAGGAATTTTACTTGTATTTCCGAAAGTATTGTCTCGTCTCAAGGCTGTTTGGGTTTCATATGCTCCACAATTTAACTTGGAAATATTCGGTGAGACAAGTCAATTGTTTGCTCGAGCCCTTCACATGGTCGATGTTCGGAGGGTTTGGACCAAACTGAGGCTATGCAAGACCCAGAATTTTCAGCAAGGTGCGAAGAGTGCCCGTGTTTGGGCTTCTTCGCTAGCATCCGTCGCTTTGGGAGAATCTTCTTCAGCTAGATCATCCTCTTCAGCATCATCCTAGGTCGGAGCTTTACGGAACTAAGCTCAATCGTAGAAAACGAAGATACTAATCAGGTAGTGTATTACAAACCATGACAATGCTTTCGGATATGTAATCTGCTCTCTCTtctatgttaaaatttcttttgCTAGTCCTGATATACTAAAAGCTGTTGACCTTGTTCGAGCCCAGGTTTTCGTGTTTTTTCATGGAGGAAACTGACTAGAATGTAAATTTGAGaacatctttttttatttttgcccCTTTTTGTGTATATTACTTTGTTTTTTGGAGGAACATCATCACTTTTATACATCAATGGAATGTAAGCTTTACTTGACTGTTCTTTCTTGCAAGTGTTGTCTGGAGGTTGTTTTAATTTCTACGTATCTGAATTTAAATATGATCTGAATTTGTAATATCTGAATTCGTAAAAAGGCAAATTATATATCTGCAAATATTCAAATATGTGCTAAAACAAACTCAAAAGGAAAGCTCTTAAACAACAGACAAAAGGTTCAAGCATTAACGCCTAAAACTGCACCTTGCCCACATACTCCCTCCCTCTTTTCTTATCGGCGTGTTTCGGAATCCCCCATCCATAGGACTTAAGTATCTCGACACCTCTCTCGATGTCTCTAACTTCTGATTTAAGCATTTCAATGCCTTCTCGCAAGTCTTTCACCTCTGACTTCAGCATTTCATTACCTTTCTTTTCGCCTCTCACGTTTGAGAActcgtttactttctcttattTCTTAGAATCACTGCCATGCCGGCTCATAGGAATTCGAAAAACCATTTTGGTTATTGCTTGTAGGCTTGTACTGGTCATTACCGACAGAGGATGCGCTGGGGTTATTCAATGGGTGAAGTTTCGGTTTTGATGCAGTTTTCATATCATGTCGAGGACGTTCCTCTTGTTTCTTAGAATCATTGACGGATGACCAAAATGTTTGGTGGAATACTAGCCGATAGGAATTTGAAGTTGCGAAATTCAAAAAATCATTCTATTGTAGACCTACACTGATTATCTACCATCAATCCTCTTTCTCTATGAGGTATACTCAAtcaaaattaatgattttaaaattagGTCGATGATTGAATTAGTCAAATTCTCCTTTCAATCCCAACCTAACTGGTTTAAATATATAAATCTAAAAGATTCAAAAAAAATAAGTAATAAACATTAAATGAACTTTTTACTCTCTATCTTTCACaacacaatttaataaattactaGTCAATTGCTTATCTGTATTCTAATAGTAATAAATAAGCCACTTTATCACActtcaaagaaaaaagaaaaattctgAATCATAATAGCAAATAAAATTAGGGATGAATCTTAAAATTATACTTAAACATTGATTTAATGTATAAttgtatacatgaattttaatatGGTATAATTATATACATGAAACTCTAATTGTGATTCAAATGTATACTTAAAACTTTAGGGTACGTTTGGTTCATTTGTAATGGAATAGAATTTGTAATTGAATAGAGtttgtaatagcataaggaaaaaactaaaatgaccgaATTCCCTTAGTAGAATTTTttaggtagatgattattgttattgttattaaattttaataagattattattaaaataatttaataaaaataataaatagtttaacgattttaacataattattattaaatataatttaataaaataatatataatttaataaaattcttaatataattattatatgaattaaaaatcataatatataatactataaaattaatatataatctattttattatttttaaactgtaatacatatttaatgtgctgaaatatcattagtgaaacaaataatttaatgttgGATATAATTTTAGATGATTTGAAATTTGCGTTTGCATTGGATGATCTGGAATTTTGTTCAATGCGCAATAGCGCTCATCCTCAGTTAAACGTTCTAATGTTGGTTATAATTTTAGAGCACTTTCCTGAATGGTCACTTCTAACTTTTGTTGAATTGTTGAATTAGCACTTCGGAGACAATACTCCTACTGATTTCAATGTCAACGGTCCGTATGTTTTCCGCCAATAAAAATTTTttactgcaaaaaaaaaaaaaagccacaAGCAATATTGGTTTTCCCCTCATTTCTTAACATTACCACTCTCACTTACTACACAAGTCAGAACAAAATCaacaatattaaaaatagacACTAAAATTCATTCTAGTTTTTAGAATCTTTTATAATTGTATAATGGTTATGTAAAAACTGATTCACATGTACAAGTGATGATCTTTACACAATTTGCGAAACATTTTAAAGCAAGATTGATTTATTAGAATGTACAATGAGATCCATAAATAAGTTGGTAGTGAATACATCTGCAAAAAAGCCCTTACCAACCATTTTCATAAGAAGTTGCATTGCCTTTGAGGTATAGCTGTTTCGAAGTAACCTTCGGATCATTACATTATAACAACTATTAGGCGAGCAATCATTATCTCCCATGCTCCCAAAAAACTTGTATGCTTCATCTGGCAATCCCTCTTTACACAGTCCATTAATTATTACACCATATTTGTAAACATTCAGTTTTAAACCACTGTTTGAGAGTTGACGAAATAATTTCTTGGGAACTTCAATATGCACAGCTTTGCACAACCCATCAATTAGGATAGTATATGGGACAATatcaaaatcttataatataacttaaaataattatattataagatttttatatgataaataaattgaaattatgaCAAGTGGATGGTGATGATAATGCACAAATGTAAAATACATATGTTTACATTTGTGATACAt
Above is a genomic segment from Gossypium arboreum isolate Shixiya-1 chromosome 8, ASM2569848v2, whole genome shotgun sequence containing:
- the LOC108467862 gene encoding 5'-adenylylsulfate reductase-like 5, encoding MGFSSSSSSSSSSSLLLFFYITAFCSIRCVLGSSICSHEADVFIKNIHFQCSPSVSPIPPLKVNGDFLDRQLTSKQQNGYTSVLFYASWCPFSHGLHPKFDILSSMFPQIEHLAVEQSSTSPSILSRYGIHSLPSILIVNRTSRVRYNGPKDLLSIVQFYEKTTGFEPVQFVTQKEPDVSGDHNKYMIKSWKESSPMEIVKQEPYLVFALLYLCLRGILLVFPKVLSRLKAVWVSYAPQFNLEIFGETSQLFARALHMVDVRRVWTKLRLCKTQNFQQGAKSARVWASSLASVALGESSSARSSSSASS